ACAGCGCCGAAGGCGCTGTAAACACCAAAATCGGTTTTTTGAAAGCCCGCCGTTGGCGGGCTTTCAAAAAACCGATTTTTATAATTAGAATTGCTGAGTTTACAAACCTAAAAGGGACACAAAGCCCCACCTAGTTTATCTATTCAAACCTCAAAAAATATGACTGCCCAGTTTCATCATGTTCCCGTGCTTGCCGAACCCACGATCGCAGGCTTAGAAATTGTTGCAGGTGGGGTATATCTGGACTGCACTGTGGGCGGTGGTGGACATAGCGCGTTAATTTTGCAAGCAGCAGAGAATGTAAGTTTAGTAGGGATTGATCGGGATGAAATGGCGATCGCCGCCGCAAGTGACACCCTCAAAGATTATGCAGATCGGGTTAGTTTTTGGCGCGGTAACTTTTGTGAATATCAGCCATCATCGGAATTGAAATTTGATGGTATTCTAGCGGATCTGGGTGTGAGTTCGACTCAGTTTGATGTTGCCGAGCGGGGATTTAGTTTCCGAGAGTCAGGCGATCTTGATATGCGAATGGATAATCGCCAAACTCTCACTGCCGCCGAAATCATCAATCACTATAAAGAAGTAGAACTTGCTGATATCTTTTTTAAACTTGGTGAAGAAAGACTGTCGCGGCGGATTGCCCGTCAAATTGTCGAGAAGCGCCCCTTTAAGACTACATTGGAACTCGCTAATGCAATTTCTGCCTGCGTTCCCTCCAGTTATCGTCACGGTAGAATTCATCCCGCCACCAGAACTTTTCAAGCTTTGCGAATCGCCGTTAATCGAGAATTAGAAAGTCTCGAAAAATGGTTAGCCATTGCTCCCAATTGGTTAAAGACTAGCGGTAAAATTGCTGTGATTACATTTCATAGTCTTGAGGATCGAATTGTTAAGCATACTTTTCGCGAGGACGATCGCTTACAAGTACTAACCAAAAAAGTCATCATCGCTACTGATGAGGAAACTAGAGCAAACCCTAGAGCGCGTTCTGCTAAGTTACGCATTGCTCAAAGGATTTAAGAGATTTATATAAAGCTTTGTCCAATGGGACAACAATAGGCAAACATCTATGCGTCCAACCAGCACCAGCGATCGCCTTCCTCACATTGATGGTTATCAATTAACTGCGCCACTTTTTGAGGGTGCGCGAACTCTTGTTTATCGAGGCATAAGGCTAGCGGATGGACTAACGGTAATCTTGAAAATGCTGAGAAGCGATCGCCCCTCAGTTGATGACCTATTGCAACTGCGTAACCAGTACACGATTTCCAAAGATCTCAGCTTGGCAGGAATAGTCCAGCCGCTCAGTTTAGAAACCTATGGCAATGGGTTTGTGATTGTCATGGCTGATGAGGGATATATCTCACTTGCTGATTACGCCAAGACGCAGCCACTCAATCTGAGAAGATTTTTGGCGATCGCTATGCAGCTGGCGACGATTCTCCATGACCTGTATCAACAGCGGGTGATCCATAAGGATATTAACCCTAGCAATATTTTGATTGATCCTGTGAGTCAGCAGGTAAAGATTACTGATTTTGAGCTAGCGACAAGACTACCCCATGAGATTCAGACCATTGTCAACATCAATGTTTTGGAAGGAACCCTTGCTTATATGGCTCCAGAGCAGACTGGAAGGATGAACTGTGGAATTGATTACCGCAGTGACTTTTATGCCCTAGGGGTGACTTTTTTTGAATTGTTAACAGGACAGCTACCTTGTTCATCGGATGATCCCTTGGAACAGATCCATTTTCATCTAGCTGTGCCTGCGCCCCTAGTATGTGAACTCAAGCCAGAGTTGCCCTTGGTCATTGGACAGATCGTGGCGAAACTCATGGCAAAAAATGTAGAGGAGCGCTATCAGAGTGCCTTGGGTTTGAAGCATGATCTCGAAATTTCTCTTCAGCAGCTTAGGGAAACTGGAACCATTGCTCCCTTTGCGATCGCTACTAGAGATCTCAGCGATCGCTTTTTGATCCCCGAAAAGATCTATGGACGTAGCCTTGAAATTCAGATATTGCTCAATGTGTTTAAGCAAGTTGCCCAAGGTAGTACGCAACTGATGTTGGTAGCTGGTTTTTCTGGTGTTGGCAAAACCGCAGTGATCAACGAAGTGCATAAACCAATTGTCCGTAAACGCGGCTACTTCATCAAAGGCAAATTTGATCAATTAAATCGCAATATCCCTTTTTCGGCATTTGTACAAGCTTTCCGTGATTTGATTGGGCAACTGCTGAGCGAAAGCGACACTCAATTGCTGGTATGGAAAAATAAAATCCTTGAAGCACTAGGTGAAAATGGACAAGTAGTGATGGATGTGATTCCAGAACTAGAGAAAATTATTGGTAGCCAACCAAATGTTCATAAATTGACAGGAAATGCTGCTCAAAATCGATTCAATCTATTATTCCAGAAATTTATTCAAGTCTTCTCTGCTCCTCAACATCCTTTAGTGATCTTCCTTGATGACTTGCAGTGGGCTGATTCTGCTTCTCTACAGTTATTGCAACTCTTGATGCAGGAGACAGGCTACCTATTGATCTTGGGAGCCTATCGCGATAACGAAATATCATCGGTGCATCCATTGATGTTGACGGTGAATGAGATTATCAAGACGGAAGTGACTGTCAAGACAATTATTTTACAACCATTAATTCAGGAAGATATTAATCAATTAGTAGCAGACACCTTAAGTTGCGATCGCCTTCTGGCTCAGCCCCTCACTGAGTTGGTCTATCAAAAGGCTCAAGGTAATCCGTTCTTTACGACTCAATTTCTCAAGGCTTTGCATGAAGATAAAATGATCCAGTTCATCTCTGGTGAAGATACAAGTCAAGGCTGGCAATGTGATATTAGCCAAATTAGACTACAAAGCCTAACGGAAAATGTTGTAGATTTCATGGCGCACCAGTTGCAGAAACTTCCTCCTGCGACCCAAGAAGCACTGAAATTAGCAGCCTGTATTGGAGCAGAGTTTGATTTGCAGACATTAGCGATTATTGCTGAGCGATCGCCTTCACAAACTGCGACAGCCCTGTGGAAAGCTTTAGAGAATGGCTTAATTATTCCTCTCAATCAAATTTATAAATTTTTTCAAAATGAATTGGATAATGAATTGGATTTTGATGATCGGGATGCATTGCCATCTATTCCGATTTACCGCTTTCTCCATGATCGAGTACAGCAGGCTGCTTATTCGCTGATTCCCGAATCTCAAAAAGAAATCGTCCACTTAAATATCGGTCGAGGGCTTTGGGAACGCCTATCCAAGGAGGAGCGTGAGTTACACCTCTTCCAGATTGTCAATCATCTCAATATGGGTATATCCCACATTTATGGTCAAAGAGAGCGGGAGGAACTAGCGCAATTAAACAGGCAAGCTGGCGAAAAAGCCAAAAATTCGGCTGCTTACGAGGCGGCGATGGATTATCTGAATACAGGGTTAAAGCTGCTATCGGCTCAATCTTGGCACACCCATTACGACCTGAGCCTATCTCTGCATCAACTTGCGGTGGAAGTCGCCTATATTTTGGGTGCATACGCCCAGATGAATTCGCTGATGCAAGTCAGTTTCCAAAACACTAAAAATCATTTAGATCGCGTCAAGTTCCATGAAATTCAGATTCTTGCCCTAGTAGCGCAAAATCAGACCAGAGCAGCCGTTGACTATACTCGTAAAATTTTGCCGATCTTTGGGGTACATCTTCCCCAGAAATTATCGAAATTGCGAACAATCTTAGGATTTTTTGCCACCCTTTATCGGATGATCGGCAAAAAGCCCAAGGATTTACTCGATCTGCCTATGATGTCTAATCCCTACAAATTAGCAGCTTGCCATCTCTTCAATGCCATTGGTGCTGCCTCAGAAAGGGAAATGCCTGAGATTTTACCATTCATCACCTTTACAGGAATCGCTCTGTACCTGCGTTATGGCAATATCCCTAAATCATCGATGGCCTATACGATCTATGCGTTTTTGCTGTGCGAGAAACTTAATCGCGTTGATGCGGGATATGCGATCGGCAAAGCCGCGATCGCTCTCTGTCACAAGACTTCCTCTAAGGCGGCGCTAGCTCCCACTCTCTTTCTCTGGAATCGCTTCATCGCCTATCGTAAGGAATCTCTACGTACCACGTTACCGCTATTGTTAGAAGCTTATCAAGTCAGTCTGGAGGTTGGAGATGTCGAGTATGCCGCCTACAGCCTTGCTGTTTACTATTTGCAAGACTATTTAACGGGCAAAAATTTGGGGGACTTGCAAAGAGAGGCGATCGCTGCCCGTCCGACTTTGCAGAAACTTAAGCAACGGGCTATGTCCGCTCTGATTGATGTCAACTGCCAAGCGATCGCTAACCTCACCACCATCACTGACGATCCATGTAAACTAGTGGGTCGCTTTTTTGATGAAACGACCATCAGTGATAGAGATAAGCAATTGAGACTTTATACCAGCTTCCGCAAACTTCAGATTGCATTTTTATTTCAGCGCTATCCCGTTGCCTTGGAGCAGATGGCGATTATTGAAGTAATGCAGCAATTGGTTGAGGGAACCTTTGTCAAAACTCTATGCCATTTTTATGCCGCTCTGGTCAGATTGGCTCAATATCCCTCCTTGTCAAAGCAACAGAAAAAAATCTATTTCACTAAAATCAAGGCAGATCTTCAACGTCTTACCAAACTCGCCAAATCAGCTCCCATGAATTATCAGCATAAGGTTTGGCTATTGGAAGCTGAATACTTCAGGGTATTGGGCAAATCTAGTCAAGCAGCAGATTTATACGATCGCGCCATTACGGGAGCCAAGGAACATAAGTATATCCAAGAGGAAGCCTTAGCTAATGAGCTTGCCGCTAGGTTCTATCTTGATTTGGGAAAAGATAAAATCGCTCAAGTTTATATGACTGAAGCTTACTATGGCTATGTGCGCTGGGGTGCGACCGCCAAAGTCCTTGATTTAGAAACACAATATCCACAACTGCTCAGTTTTGTACTTCAGCAAGCCAATTGCTCTAGTTTGGCGGCTCCATCATCCACCCGTATCTCCAGTACCAACTCTCAAGCGATCGCGCTTACTGCTCTCATCAAAGCATCTCAATCAATTTCTGAAGAAATTCAACTCGATCAACTCTTCACAACAATTTTAAATACGATGATCGTCAATGCTGGTGCTGATAAATGTATTTTATTACTACAAGCAGAACAGGAATTACAGATCGTCGCTATGGCAAAATCTGGACAATCACCACAGATATTCACTCATCCTATTCCTCTAGAACTCAGTGAAGAAGTCGCAACTACTGTCATAAATCGGGTCAAGCGGAGTTTTGAACCTCTAGTACTAGGAGATGCGCGGGAAAGTTCTCAATTTGCAGGCGATCGCTATATTGAGCAACAACAACCTAAGAGTATTTTCTGTAGTCCTATAATTAATCAAGGACAAGTGTTAGGGGTTTTATATTTGGAAAATAATTTGATCGTGGGCGCATTTACCGATGAACATCTTGAAGTGTTAAATTTGCTTTGCAACCAAGCAGCTATATCGATTAAATATGCTCAAATCTACAGAAGCCTAGAACAACAAGTAGAACAGCAATCCCAAGAATTTGCGAATTTTACCTCTCAAAGACCAAATCAGCCCCATCGGAGATAATTAATGAGTAGCCCCACGATTGTTTGTGTTGACGATGAGTATAGTGTTCTACTTGAGATGAGAACTCAATTAAAGCGATATTTCCCTAACTATGCGATCGCCATTGCTGAAAGTGGGGCTGAGGCAATAACACTGGTGAAAAATTTATTAGCTAATGGTATAGAAATACCTCTGGTGATTGTAGATCAGCTAGTGCCTGACATGAGTGGCGAGCAAGTTTTAATAGAACTTCATGGTCGGCATCCCGAAATCTTAAAAATCATGCTCACCAGTCAAGCAAGCAATGAAGATGTTAGTAATTTGATAGATC
This genomic stretch from Pseudanabaena galeata CCNP1313 harbors:
- the rsmH gene encoding 16S rRNA (cytosine(1402)-N(4))-methyltransferase RsmH, with product MTAQFHHVPVLAEPTIAGLEIVAGGVYLDCTVGGGGHSALILQAAENVSLVGIDRDEMAIAAASDTLKDYADRVSFWRGNFCEYQPSSELKFDGILADLGVSSTQFDVAERGFSFRESGDLDMRMDNRQTLTAAEIINHYKEVELADIFFKLGEERLSRRIARQIVEKRPFKTTLELANAISACVPSSYRHGRIHPATRTFQALRIAVNRELESLEKWLAIAPNWLKTSGKIAVITFHSLEDRIVKHTFREDDRLQVLTKKVIIATDEETRANPRARSAKLRIAQRI
- a CDS encoding ATP-binding protein, whose product is MRPTSTSDRLPHIDGYQLTAPLFEGARTLVYRGIRLADGLTVILKMLRSDRPSVDDLLQLRNQYTISKDLSLAGIVQPLSLETYGNGFVIVMADEGYISLADYAKTQPLNLRRFLAIAMQLATILHDLYQQRVIHKDINPSNILIDPVSQQVKITDFELATRLPHEIQTIVNINVLEGTLAYMAPEQTGRMNCGIDYRSDFYALGVTFFELLTGQLPCSSDDPLEQIHFHLAVPAPLVCELKPELPLVIGQIVAKLMAKNVEERYQSALGLKHDLEISLQQLRETGTIAPFAIATRDLSDRFLIPEKIYGRSLEIQILLNVFKQVAQGSTQLMLVAGFSGVGKTAVINEVHKPIVRKRGYFIKGKFDQLNRNIPFSAFVQAFRDLIGQLLSESDTQLLVWKNKILEALGENGQVVMDVIPELEKIIGSQPNVHKLTGNAAQNRFNLLFQKFIQVFSAPQHPLVIFLDDLQWADSASLQLLQLLMQETGYLLILGAYRDNEISSVHPLMLTVNEIIKTEVTVKTIILQPLIQEDINQLVADTLSCDRLLAQPLTELVYQKAQGNPFFTTQFLKALHEDKMIQFISGEDTSQGWQCDISQIRLQSLTENVVDFMAHQLQKLPPATQEALKLAACIGAEFDLQTLAIIAERSPSQTATALWKALENGLIIPLNQIYKFFQNELDNELDFDDRDALPSIPIYRFLHDRVQQAAYSLIPESQKEIVHLNIGRGLWERLSKEERELHLFQIVNHLNMGISHIYGQREREELAQLNRQAGEKAKNSAAYEAAMDYLNTGLKLLSAQSWHTHYDLSLSLHQLAVEVAYILGAYAQMNSLMQVSFQNTKNHLDRVKFHEIQILALVAQNQTRAAVDYTRKILPIFGVHLPQKLSKLRTILGFFATLYRMIGKKPKDLLDLPMMSNPYKLAACHLFNAIGAASEREMPEILPFITFTGIALYLRYGNIPKSSMAYTIYAFLLCEKLNRVDAGYAIGKAAIALCHKTSSKAALAPTLFLWNRFIAYRKESLRTTLPLLLEAYQVSLEVGDVEYAAYSLAVYYLQDYLTGKNLGDLQREAIAARPTLQKLKQRAMSALIDVNCQAIANLTTITDDPCKLVGRFFDETTISDRDKQLRLYTSFRKLQIAFLFQRYPVALEQMAIIEVMQQLVEGTFVKTLCHFYAALVRLAQYPSLSKQQKKIYFTKIKADLQRLTKLAKSAPMNYQHKVWLLEAEYFRVLGKSSQAADLYDRAITGAKEHKYIQEEALANELAARFYLDLGKDKIAQVYMTEAYYGYVRWGATAKVLDLETQYPQLLSFVLQQANCSSLAAPSSTRISSTNSQAIALTALIKASQSISEEIQLDQLFTTILNTMIVNAGADKCILLLQAEQELQIVAMAKSGQSPQIFTHPIPLELSEEVATTVINRVKRSFEPLVLGDARESSQFAGDRYIEQQQPKSIFCSPIINQGQVLGVLYLENNLIVGAFTDEHLEVLNLLCNQAAISIKYAQIYRSLEQQVEQQSQEFANFTSQRPNQPHRR